The following proteins come from a genomic window of Paenibacillus spongiae:
- a CDS encoding GNAT family N-acetyltransferase, with protein MNNKSMVDYNESYLEQARGTYNYYVENTTVSFDLEPVTAEQMHQLIKPMNERYRTLIIQSDGQYAGYILFTQHKKKAAFQVTAEVTIYLDPAFGRRGIGSYAIPYVEQLAREQNIHSFVATICSENEGSIRLFGKLGYMQCAHYREVAYKFGRWLDLLSFQKRFD; from the coding sequence ATGAATAACAAATCGATGGTTGATTATAACGAATCCTATCTGGAACAAGCGAGGGGCACATACAATTATTACGTAGAGAATACAACGGTATCGTTCGATCTTGAACCGGTGACGGCGGAGCAGATGCATCAGCTGATCAAGCCGATGAATGAGCGTTACCGCACACTGATAATACAGTCAGATGGCCAGTATGCGGGTTACATCTTGTTTACGCAGCATAAAAAGAAAGCCGCTTTTCAAGTGACGGCGGAAGTTACGATTTATTTGGATCCGGCGTTCGGCCGACGGGGGATCGGCAGCTATGCCATACCTTATGTCGAGCAGTTGGCGCGAGAACAAAACATTCATTCGTTCGTAGCTACGATTTGCAGTGAGAACGAGGGAAGCATCCGGTTGTTCGGCAAGCTTGGCTATATGCAATGCGCCCACTATAGGGAGGTTGCTTATAAATTCGGCCGCTGGCTTGATTTATTGTCTTTTCAAAAAAGATTCGATTAA
- a CDS encoding VanZ family protein, whose product MAYTGLLLYWMFIGFGRSYVSDGGYRYNYVPFQTIKLYFHHASHFRLKMWFINIVGNVAVFIPLGIAIPYLLQYGFFRFMFRFILALFVVETLQMVLKRGSFDVDDIILNSTGAIIGYLIYRSIRAIRF is encoded by the coding sequence ATGGCTTATACCGGCTTGCTGCTCTATTGGATGTTTATCGGCTTTGGCAGAAGCTATGTATCCGATGGCGGTTATCGATATAATTACGTTCCTTTCCAAACGATCAAATTATATTTCCATCACGCCAGCCACTTTAGGCTTAAAATGTGGTTTATCAATATTGTCGGCAATGTGGCGGTATTCATACCGCTTGGCATCGCGATCCCGTATTTGCTGCAGTATGGCTTCTTTCGGTTCATGTTCCGGTTTATATTGGCTCTCTTCGTCGTGGAGACGCTTCAGATGGTGCTCAAACGCGGAAGCTTCGATGTCGACGATATTATCTTGAATTCTACAGGAGCGATCATCGGCTATTTGATCTATCGGTCGATCAGGGCGATACGGTTTTAA
- a CDS encoding HAD family hydrolase, with protein sequence MYKAILFDLDNTLLDYTSSELDAMRRAIDHHRLPELSGFEWETFRAVFAPINWTYWSERVERQIHISQVLQYSFRDTLIQMGFDPSLSDPLASTYWKLFCSTCHVMEGAQNVLVSLHGHYPLGIISNGIGEAQRARLKTGGMDHYFDHLFISDEVGLWKPDRAIFDSAVRAFGVDHSEVLFVGDSLQDDYRGAASSGIDFCYYNSEGLTAGEAYTPKFAIQSLSELALLLNRSSF encoded by the coding sequence ATGTATAAAGCTATTTTGTTCGACCTGGACAACACACTTCTCGACTATACGTCCAGCGAGCTGGATGCCATGCGCCGCGCGATCGATCATCATCGGCTGCCGGAGCTCTCCGGATTCGAATGGGAAACGTTCCGGGCTGTATTTGCTCCTATTAACTGGACCTACTGGAGCGAACGCGTCGAGCGGCAAATTCACATTAGTCAGGTGCTTCAGTACTCATTCCGGGACACGTTAATCCAGATGGGCTTCGATCCTTCCCTCTCCGATCCGCTGGCCAGTACATATTGGAAGCTGTTCTGCAGCACATGCCACGTGATGGAGGGGGCGCAAAATGTTCTCGTATCTCTGCACGGTCACTATCCGCTCGGCATTATCTCCAATGGCATCGGCGAAGCTCAGCGCGCCAGGCTGAAAACAGGCGGCATGGACCATTATTTTGACCATCTCTTCATCTCGGATGAGGTGGGCTTGTGGAAGCCGGACCGCGCCATATTCGATTCGGCCGTCCGGGCATTCGGCGTGGACCACTCGGAGGTCCTATTCGTGGGAGATTCACTGCAGGATGATTACAGAGGGGCGGCTAGCTCCGGAATTGATTTCTGCTATTATAATTCTGAAGGTTTAACGGCAGGAGAGGCATATACGCCGAAGTTCGCGATACAATCTCTATCCGAATTGGCTTTGCTGTTGAATAGGAGTTCATTCTAA
- a CDS encoding methyl-accepting chemotaxis protein — MVIMKYFKSKSLLFTSSVMLSVLFTVILGSSTWLGYYQQRQAYLNEFEQYGMSFAAQIRANSSSLKTAHDMIADKQGTDAAAFLTLKKQLDAMSESKLVANSYVFMPDKIERDGKVFLTNIQENQSLTDSGLLPGIDYELSPIFLAGYEAAMRDGWAITDTFTDSMGDWISYLTPVKDKDGKVIALFGIDFDYGLVQKDLSVMLWTNIGGGIIFTLVSVLIVIVLIRIIVRPLRKLAELSKLAAQGDLTVAVPVTSGNEIGQAAESFNAMIASLRDLARNIRSTSTEVSESAAYLQDSAKQTAEATSEITEAIQQVAAGSDTQLQSSKECQRAMTEMAAGIQRIAESSSVVSDLAAETTSSAASGETVMASTVSQMQTIESNLSKSVGTIHELKELSGRIGEIMTLIADVANQTNLLALNASIEAARAGEHGKGFAVVAHEIRKLAERSKESSEQIESILQGIGSRTSQAVASLEQSMEEARTGTSVANQAGDTFRDIVTAIRQVSEQVQEVSAASQQMSAGSEQIAASLEELERIASVSSNNAENVAASSEEQLAAMEEVASSSEQLRQLAAALNKTIERFRV, encoded by the coding sequence ATGGTCATTATGAAATACTTCAAATCGAAAAGCCTGCTATTCACGAGCTCCGTGATGTTATCCGTCCTGTTCACCGTTATTTTGGGTTCAAGCACGTGGTTAGGATACTACCAGCAGCGGCAGGCTTATTTGAATGAGTTTGAGCAGTATGGAATGAGCTTTGCGGCCCAAATCAGAGCCAACAGCTCCTCATTGAAAACCGCGCATGACATGATTGCGGACAAGCAGGGAACTGATGCCGCTGCCTTCTTGACCTTGAAGAAGCAGCTGGATGCCATGTCGGAGAGCAAGCTGGTGGCGAACTCGTATGTGTTTATGCCGGACAAGATCGAACGAGACGGCAAAGTATTCCTTACCAACATTCAGGAGAATCAGAGTCTCACCGACTCAGGCCTGCTTCCGGGTATCGATTACGAGCTTAGCCCGATCTTCCTGGCAGGCTATGAAGCCGCCATGCGAGATGGATGGGCGATTACCGATACGTTCACGGATTCAATGGGAGATTGGATTTCCTATCTGACACCGGTCAAAGATAAAGACGGCAAGGTCATCGCCCTGTTCGGCATCGATTTCGACTACGGACTCGTTCAGAAGGACCTCTCGGTCATGCTATGGACCAATATTGGAGGGGGCATTATATTTACGCTCGTCTCCGTCCTGATTGTCATCGTGCTGATCCGTATCATCGTACGGCCGCTGCGCAAGCTCGCCGAATTGTCCAAGCTTGCGGCACAAGGCGACTTAACGGTCGCGGTTCCCGTGACAAGCGGCAACGAAATCGGTCAAGCCGCTGAATCCTTCAACGCCATGATTGCCTCGCTTCGTGATCTTGCCCGCAACATTCGATCGACGTCCACGGAGGTATCCGAGTCGGCGGCTTACCTTCAGGACAGCGCCAAGCAGACGGCAGAGGCGACTTCGGAAATAACCGAAGCCATTCAACAAGTAGCGGCCGGATCGGATACGCAGCTGCAGAGCTCCAAAGAATGCCAGCGTGCGATGACCGAAATGGCGGCAGGCATTCAGCGCATTGCGGAATCCTCATCGGTCGTTTCGGACTTGGCTGCGGAAACGACATCAAGCGCTGCCTCCGGTGAGACGGTTATGGCAAGCACAGTCAGCCAGATGCAAACCATCGAGAGCAATTTATCGAAATCCGTGGGAACCATTCATGAATTGAAAGAGCTGAGCGGCCGCATTGGAGAAATTATGACGCTCATTGCCGATGTAGCCAACCAGACGAATCTCCTGGCTCTCAACGCTTCGATTGAAGCGGCCCGCGCTGGAGAGCACGGCAAGGGCTTTGCCGTTGTCGCGCATGAAATTCGCAAGCTGGCTGAGCGTTCCAAAGAGTCCTCGGAGCAGATCGAATCCATTCTCCAAGGAATCGGCTCCCGCACTTCGCAGGCCGTCGCCTCCCTGGAGCAATCGATGGAGGAAGCCCGCACCGGCACATCCGTTGCCAATCAAGCGGGCGATACCTTCCGTGATATCGTCACCGCGATACGCCAAGTATCCGAGCAGGTTCAGGAAGTATCGGCCGCATCGCAGCAGATGTCGGCAGGGAGCGAGCAGATCGCAGCGTCGCTTGAAGAACTGGAGCGGATTGCTTCCGTCTCGTCCAATAATGCGGAGAATGTGGCCGCTTCTTCTGAAGAGCAGCTTGCCGCCATGGAGGAAGTCGCCAGTTCTTCCGAGCAGCTTCGTCAATTGGCGGCCGCTTTGAATAAGACCATCGAGCGATTCCGCGTATAG
- the hisA gene encoding phosphoribosylformimino-5-aminoimidazole carboxamide ribotide isomerase has product MKFRPCIDLHNGKVKQIVGESLTAAASQGGVIENFVSAYDSAYYADLFKRDELTGGHVIMLGPGNEEAALSALREYPGGLQIGGGITADNAALYLENGASHVIVTSYIFRDGELNLDHLRRIVSEVGPERLVIDLSCKQRDGKWYVVTNQWKSFSSFEVNEANLRELEQYCNEFLVHAVDVEGKRTGILESLVSLLGRAVTIPTTYAGGARSLEDLKLFHELASGRLDITIGSALDIFGGALSYDEVVAYCKKFES; this is encoded by the coding sequence ATGAAATTCAGACCGTGCATCGACCTTCATAATGGCAAGGTAAAACAAATTGTCGGCGAATCGCTGACGGCGGCTGCTTCGCAAGGCGGCGTTATCGAGAACTTTGTCTCCGCTTACGATTCCGCTTACTATGCAGATTTGTTCAAGCGCGATGAGCTTACCGGGGGCCATGTCATCATGCTCGGTCCCGGCAATGAAGAAGCTGCGTTAAGCGCGCTTCGTGAATATCCGGGGGGGCTGCAGATCGGCGGCGGAATTACGGCTGATAATGCGGCGTTATATTTGGAGAACGGGGCGTCACATGTAATCGTGACTTCGTATATTTTCAGGGATGGCGAGCTTAACCTTGATCATCTGCGGCGGATCGTATCGGAGGTCGGCCCGGAAAGGCTCGTGATCGATCTTAGCTGCAAGCAGCGGGATGGCAAGTGGTATGTGGTGACGAACCAGTGGAAGTCGTTCAGCAGCTTCGAAGTCAACGAGGCGAATTTACGCGAGCTGGAACAGTATTGCAATGAATTTCTCGTCCACGCCGTCGATGTGGAAGGGAAACGGACAGGCATACTGGAAAGCCTGGTCAGCCTGCTTGGCCGTGCAGTAACGATCCCGACGACCTATGCGGGGGGCGCTCGCTCTCTGGAAGATTTGAAGCTGTTTCATGAGCTGGCTTCAGGCAGGCTGGACATTACAATCGGAAGCGCTCTGGATATATTCGGCGGTGCGCTTTCCTATGACGAGGTCGTGGCCTACTGCAAGAAGTTCGAATCATAA
- a CDS encoding GNAT family N-acetyltransferase, protein MYKEIEEAALNAWPALRTILRDGWLLRVSDGYTKRSNSVSPIYEACRCIEVEGRIRDAERFYANAGLNAVFKLTPFVHPPSLDELLSQSGYKLVDPSCVKLLTLDEEPYAAYSNGNVRIEESFTEGWLANAAALLGLSPSQTSVTRELLGSSPLTQGFAAVYVDGNPVACGIGVVEGKYMGLFDIVTAPEYRNQGYGQQLIRQLLDWGKSRGASACYLLVVENNKPAVRLYDKLGFETIYRYWYRVKPLAQI, encoded by the coding sequence ATGTACAAAGAGATCGAGGAAGCTGCGTTGAACGCATGGCCCGCCTTGCGTACCATCCTGCGCGACGGGTGGCTGCTGCGCGTGTCCGATGGGTATACCAAACGTTCTAACTCTGTCAGTCCAATCTATGAGGCTTGCCGGTGCATCGAAGTCGAAGGACGAATTCGCGATGCGGAACGCTTCTATGCGAACGCCGGACTGAATGCCGTATTCAAGCTAACCCCTTTCGTTCACCCTCCATCGCTGGACGAACTGCTGTCGCAATCCGGTTATAAGCTCGTTGATCCTTCATGCGTAAAGCTGCTCACGCTTGACGAAGAGCCTTACGCAGCATATAGCAATGGCAATGTTCGCATTGAAGAATCATTTACGGAAGGCTGGCTGGCAAACGCTGCGGCTCTCCTTGGACTATCGCCCAGCCAAACGTCGGTAACGCGAGAGCTGCTTGGCTCATCGCCGTTGACTCAAGGCTTTGCGGCAGTATATGTGGATGGAAATCCGGTTGCATGCGGAATTGGAGTCGTCGAGGGAAAATATATGGGCCTGTTCGATATCGTGACGGCGCCGGAATACCGTAACCAAGGTTACGGACAGCAATTAATCCGTCAACTGCTCGATTGGGGCAAATCCCGCGGAGCCTCGGCCTGCTATTTACTCGTCGTCGAGAATAATAAGCCGGCTGTTCGTTTGTATGACAAGCTCGGCTTTGAAACGATATACAGGTACTGGTACCGCGTCAAGCCGCTGGCGCAAATATGA
- a CDS encoding gamma-glutamyl-gamma-aminobutyrate hydrolase family protein — protein MDAEQAAVRQRKPVIGVTSSQEDGAVNSTECTLRAGGLPLIVPLGGEMHDIVQYAELIDGLLLTGGADVDPFYYGEEPHRGLGRITPERDRLEIRLTQECLRLKKPIFAICRGIQVLNIAAGGSLYQDIERQCEGIQHRQQAPATYLAHTVDVKAGSLLHRIAGEEQFRVNTFHHQAVNKPAAGFTVAATAKDGIIEAIESDSHPFVLGVQWHPETSAAVDEISRKLFEAFIQACKK, from the coding sequence ATGGACGCAGAACAAGCGGCAGTTCGTCAGAGAAAGCCTGTTATCGGCGTAACAAGCTCGCAGGAGGATGGCGCGGTTAATAGTACGGAATGCACGTTGCGTGCCGGAGGCTTGCCGCTTATCGTTCCGTTAGGCGGAGAGATGCATGACATCGTTCAATATGCGGAGCTCATCGACGGGCTGCTGCTGACCGGGGGAGCCGATGTGGATCCTTTCTATTACGGGGAAGAACCGCATCGCGGATTGGGACGCATAACACCGGAGCGGGACCGGCTGGAAATCAGGCTGACCCAGGAATGCTTGCGGCTGAAGAAGCCGATCTTTGCGATATGCCGCGGGATTCAAGTGCTCAATATCGCGGCAGGCGGTTCACTATATCAGGATATCGAACGGCAATGCGAGGGGATTCAGCATCGGCAGCAAGCGCCGGCAACCTACCTGGCGCATACGGTAGACGTTAAGGCCGGGTCATTGCTTCACCGTATTGCCGGGGAAGAGCAATTCCGGGTGAATACGTTTCACCATCAAGCCGTAAACAAGCCGGCTGCCGGCTTTACGGTCGCCGCAACCGCCAAAGATGGAATTATCGAAGCGATCGAGAGCGACTCGCATCCTTTCGTCCTCGGCGTGCAATGGCATCCGGAGACGTCTGCTGCCGTAGATGAGATATCGCGAAAGCTATTTGAGGCATTCATTCAAGCATGTAAAAAATAA
- a CDS encoding NUDIX domain-containing protein, with translation MTIRTRQMAVAFLFHDGKVLLMKKRASKWQRQTIPFYSGIGGHIETDELNDPLDACYREIEEETGLRREDLSDLKLKYILLRLKGDEMRQQYVYAGRTKHTNVVESDEGELGWHTPEEARGLRSSAIHHAVFDHYMENPDREHICTGTMSVDSDGRPFVHWNALIDPGVF, from the coding sequence GTGACGATTCGAACGAGACAGATGGCGGTAGCGTTTCTGTTCCATGACGGCAAGGTGCTGTTGATGAAGAAGCGGGCGTCAAAATGGCAGCGCCAGACCATTCCGTTCTACAGCGGAATTGGCGGGCATATCGAAACCGATGAGCTGAACGATCCGCTCGATGCCTGCTATCGGGAAATCGAAGAAGAGACGGGGCTAAGGCGCGAGGATTTGAGCGACTTGAAGCTGAAGTATATTCTGCTCAGGCTGAAGGGCGACGAGATGCGTCAGCAATATGTCTATGCCGGTCGAACGAAGCATACGAACGTGGTCGAATCCGATGAGGGGGAGCTGGGCTGGCACACGCCCGAAGAGGCCCGCGGATTGCGCTCTTCCGCTATTCACCATGCCGTATTTGACCACTATATGGAAAACCCGGACCGTGAGCACATCTGCACGGGCACGATGTCCGTCGATAGTGACGGACGGCCGTTCGTGCACTGGAATGCGCTCATCGATCCGGGGGTGTTCTAG
- a CDS encoding HAD family hydrolase has product MSVLYISDLDGTLLNDEQQVSPESVKILNALIGRGLLFTVATARSAESASWLLRDLTLRLPVAYMNGVFIHDPVTKRNIRSNFLSGALTAEVLAAYERSDLLPLLYTLDRYDVPHVYYKGIRNESEENYITNRTKLGDSRFRMVDGFPDFTVESVMTVNAIDTQERLQPVYEAFRCRSEVICHFGPDIYTPGYYWLEIANSQANKREAALFLKQYAKADKLICFGDSLNDLPMFEAADEKYAVSNAHERVIQAATGTILTNAEHGVAHYLAALRSI; this is encoded by the coding sequence TTGTCGGTCTTGTACATCTCGGATTTGGATGGGACGCTGCTCAATGACGAGCAGCAAGTCAGTCCGGAAAGCGTGAAGATTCTGAATGCATTGATTGGACGTGGCCTCCTGTTTACGGTAGCTACGGCGCGATCGGCCGAATCCGCTTCATGGCTGCTTCGCGATCTTACACTGCGTCTTCCCGTTGCCTATATGAATGGCGTATTCATTCATGATCCCGTAACGAAGCGAAACATCCGTTCTAATTTCTTATCTGGAGCACTAACGGCGGAAGTACTGGCCGCTTATGAACGGAGCGATCTGCTGCCGCTTCTGTACACATTGGACAGATATGACGTCCCGCATGTGTATTACAAGGGAATCCGGAATGAAAGCGAAGAGAATTATATTACGAACCGCACCAAGCTGGGGGATTCGAGGTTTCGGATGGTTGACGGCTTCCCCGATTTCACCGTGGAGTCGGTTATGACGGTGAATGCGATTGACACGCAAGAGCGCCTTCAGCCTGTCTATGAAGCATTCCGTTGCCGCAGCGAGGTGATCTGCCACTTCGGGCCGGATATATATACGCCGGGCTATTACTGGCTCGAGATCGCCAACAGCCAGGCGAACAAGCGCGAGGCCGCGCTGTTTCTGAAACAGTATGCCAAAGCTGACAAGCTTATATGTTTCGGGGACAGCCTTAATGATCTGCCGATGTTCGAGGCGGCGGACGAGAAGTACGCGGTGTCCAATGCGCATGAGAGGGTCATTCAAGCGGCTACGGGAACGATCCTGACCAATGCGGAGCATGGAGTCGCTCATTATCTGGCAGCTTTGCGAAGTATATGA